From one Trueperella pyogenes genomic stretch:
- a CDS encoding carbohydrate ABC transporter permease, which translates to MIKILRNAPQYIFLSIVALASLFPLYFMAVSATNESREVLSTKLTPGSHLVENFNSLVESQDLAGALWHSTVNAVATTVLALVICSIAGYSFEIFHSRTKDRLMGVLLIAMMIPFAATMIPLFRMFARAGMVNSTWAVVLPAISTPFLILLFRQASRNFPHEILEAARIDGLGELSIFVRIYIPTMRSTYAAAAVITFMTAWNNFLWPKVILVDNAYQTMPMLVSNLSAGYVTDYGVLMLAVLIASLPAVVVFLALQRSFANGVTGAVK; encoded by the coding sequence GTGATTAAGATCCTGCGCAACGCGCCTCAATACATCTTCCTGTCGATCGTCGCACTGGCCTCGCTCTTCCCGCTGTACTTCATGGCTGTTTCGGCTACGAATGAGAGCCGGGAAGTGTTGTCCACGAAACTGACTCCGGGCAGCCACCTGGTGGAAAACTTTAACTCCTTGGTGGAATCCCAAGACCTGGCCGGCGCCCTGTGGCATTCGACCGTCAATGCGGTGGCGACGACGGTGCTGGCGCTGGTCATCTGCTCGATAGCTGGCTACTCATTCGAGATTTTCCATTCGCGCACGAAAGACCGCCTCATGGGCGTCTTGCTGATCGCGATGATGATCCCGTTTGCGGCCACCATGATTCCGCTCTTCCGCATGTTTGCGCGTGCGGGAATGGTCAACAGCACGTGGGCGGTGGTCCTCCCAGCTATCTCCACCCCGTTCCTCATCTTGCTCTTCCGCCAGGCCTCGCGGAACTTCCCACATGAGATCCTGGAGGCCGCGCGCATCGATGGCCTCGGCGAGCTCTCTATCTTTGTCCGCATCTACATCCCCACGATGCGCTCGACCTATGCCGCAGCTGCCGTCATCACGTTTATGACTGCGTGGAACAACTTTTTGTGGCCCAAGGTTATCCTCGTCGATAACGCCTATCAGACGATGCCGATGTTGGTGTCGAACCTGTCTGCCGGCTATGTCACCGATTACGGCGTGCTCATGCTCGCGGTGCTCATCGCTTCGCTTCCGGCCGTCGTCGTCTTCTTGGCGCTGCAGCGCTCGTTCGCCAACGGAGTGACAGGAGCGGTCAAATGA
- a CDS encoding LacI family DNA-binding transcriptional regulator → MSQLSRATNKPSIQDVARLAGVSAQTVSRVARDAPNVKESTKTRVLLAMDQLKYVPNRAARALRSGQYRTLGVITQNLGRTGESLITAGIAAEAEERGYSVSLRQISHPGTEELTQAGSYFSHHTVDGLIVVQAGSATIPHSLSHGTPTVVSDSRFINNFSSAVTDQVQGTRLVVEHLLDLGHTRIAHIAGPTESPSANIRQTVWQSTLEEAGLPLGPIMYGNWSAQSGYKAALALAEKSHVTAIFAANDEMAFGAMRALYEKGVRLPADISIAGFDDIALAEYSVLPLTTVRQDFETIGRTLTDLVIARIAAPTAPIEQRVIPSELIVRASTGPRPTA, encoded by the coding sequence ATGAGTCAACTATCACGGGCAACGAATAAGCCGTCCATCCAAGACGTAGCGCGCCTGGCCGGCGTCTCCGCACAAACCGTCTCACGCGTTGCCCGCGACGCGCCAAACGTTAAAGAGAGCACCAAAACGAGGGTGCTCTTAGCCATGGATCAGCTCAAGTACGTGCCTAACCGCGCCGCACGCGCTTTGCGCTCTGGCCAATACAGGACGCTCGGCGTCATCACCCAAAACCTTGGGCGTACCGGCGAAAGTCTCATCACCGCCGGCATCGCCGCCGAAGCTGAAGAGCGCGGCTACTCCGTCAGCCTGCGCCAAATCTCTCATCCCGGCACCGAAGAACTCACCCAGGCAGGCTCGTACTTTAGCCATCACACTGTCGACGGGCTCATCGTCGTACAGGCAGGCTCAGCCACCATCCCCCACTCGTTGTCTCACGGCACGCCTACCGTCGTCTCAGATTCGCGATTCATCAACAATTTCTCTTCGGCCGTCACCGATCAGGTCCAAGGCACCCGGCTCGTCGTCGAACACCTCCTCGACCTTGGGCACACGCGGATCGCGCACATTGCAGGCCCGACCGAGTCGCCGTCCGCAAATATTCGCCAAACCGTGTGGCAGTCCACGCTCGAAGAAGCCGGCCTGCCGCTCGGCCCGATCATGTACGGAAACTGGAGCGCCCAATCAGGGTACAAAGCCGCTCTCGCTCTCGCGGAAAAATCACACGTCACCGCCATCTTCGCCGCTAACGACGAAATGGCGTTCGGCGCTATGCGCGCGCTCTATGAGAAAGGCGTGCGCCTGCCCGCAGATATCTCTATTGCTGGCTTTGACGACATCGCGCTTGCCGAATATTCAGTCCTCCCGCTGACGACCGTCCGGCAGGACTTCGAGACCATCGGCCGCACGCTCACCGATCTGGTCATCGCGCGGATTGCAGCGCCCACCGCCCCCATTGAGCAACGAGTAATTCCTTCCGAGCTCATTGTGCGCGCCTCGACGGGGCCGAGGCCTACAGCGTGA
- a CDS encoding PH domain-containing protein — MSEKRSLGKSVPASEWRQFHKVTPLAKGGMVWIVFAIAVYNIIQQILEGGVRGFGDFIEKLTWLIGLAIFGGLILLTLLVILFSWVSWKFQSFAIVDSGIHKRAGVIMKNHAHMRWDRIQSVEVEQRLFGRIFGFGSVKVESAGSEPAIELGLLSMEDCATLRKEVLAGLANARAGRPVRMGLAGHDAVGHEGGELAPGAGEVDGVVDCAQPFAQTPHVIPVYDPDDTENDRLIFELPTARLIGSSFLTAGTILALIGLAASIVLSIWSEVSLIAIIIFIGGAIISVVKSALGAYGTKVYISENGLRVRSGLTKLTTRSMPPARLHAIELHRPILWRWKDWWQVTATLAGGNGAESIDDAIRAGIIVPVGSREEALRMLWTMLPDAGTDDDAALIHDALDGMGTGRFFLSAPGRAKWFDPITYKSRGVCLTPQVAVLRRGRFSRKVTFVWQDHTQSLRMSQGPIQRLLKLGDIRVDMVNLQGNTRHKNMAIDEVERIIWVENDLTSRARHVGVSETIEQWRERVRV; from the coding sequence GTGAGCGAAAAGCGGTCCCTCGGCAAGTCCGTCCCGGCGAGTGAGTGGCGGCAATTCCACAAAGTCACCCCGCTTGCCAAAGGTGGCATGGTGTGGATCGTCTTCGCCATCGCCGTCTACAACATCATCCAACAGATCCTCGAAGGGGGAGTCAGAGGCTTCGGTGACTTTATTGAGAAACTCACCTGGCTCATCGGGCTCGCCATTTTTGGCGGCTTGATCCTCCTCACCCTTCTCGTCATTCTCTTCTCGTGGGTGTCGTGGAAATTCCAGAGCTTTGCGATCGTCGATTCGGGCATCCACAAGCGCGCGGGCGTGATCATGAAGAACCATGCGCACATGCGCTGGGACCGCATCCAGAGCGTCGAGGTTGAGCAGCGCCTCTTTGGTCGCATCTTCGGTTTTGGCTCGGTCAAGGTCGAGTCTGCAGGCTCCGAGCCCGCGATTGAGCTCGGCCTGCTGTCGATGGAGGACTGCGCCACGCTCCGCAAGGAAGTACTCGCCGGCCTCGCTAACGCTCGCGCCGGGCGTCCAGTGCGGATGGGGCTCGCCGGCCACGACGCCGTCGGGCACGAAGGCGGCGAACTGGCGCCGGGCGCGGGCGAGGTAGACGGCGTCGTTGACTGTGCACAGCCTTTTGCGCAAACCCCGCATGTCATCCCGGTCTACGACCCGGATGACACCGAAAACGATCGGCTCATTTTCGAGCTGCCCACCGCCCGGTTGATCGGGTCGAGCTTCCTCACCGCGGGCACGATCCTTGCGCTTATTGGACTCGCGGCCTCGATTGTGCTCTCCATTTGGTCAGAGGTGAGCCTCATCGCGATCATTATTTTCATAGGCGGTGCCATCATCTCGGTGGTCAAGTCGGCTCTCGGCGCCTACGGTACGAAGGTCTATATCTCGGAAAACGGCCTGCGGGTGCGCTCGGGACTGACCAAGCTCACCACACGATCGATGCCGCCAGCTCGCCTACACGCTATCGAACTCCACCGCCCGATCCTGTGGCGTTGGAAAGATTGGTGGCAGGTGACCGCCACGCTCGCAGGCGGTAACGGGGCGGAGAGTATCGATGACGCCATCAGGGCCGGAATCATCGTGCCCGTGGGCTCGCGTGAGGAGGCGCTGCGAATGCTGTGGACCATGCTTCCCGACGCCGGCACCGACGACGACGCGGCTCTCATCCACGACGCCCTAGACGGGATGGGCACCGGCCGATTCTTCCTCTCGGCGCCGGGGCGCGCCAAGTGGTTCGACCCCATCACGTATAAGTCTCGTGGGGTGTGCCTGACTCCGCAGGTGGCTGTGCTCCGGCGTGGGCGCTTTAGCCGCAAGGTGACGTTCGTGTGGCAAGACCATACACAGTCGCTGCGCATGAGTCAGGGGCCGATCCAGCGCCTGTTGAAGCTTGGCGACATCCGCGTCGACATGGTCAATCTCCAAGGCAATACCCGGCATAAGAACATGGCGATTGACGAGGTCGAGCGCATAATCTGGGTCGAGAACGATCTGACGTCGAGAGCGCGCCACGTGGGCGTATCGGAGACGATTGAGCAGTGGCGCGAGCGCGTGCGGGTGTGA
- a CDS encoding DUF3180 domain-containing protein: MSGKLRPTPISMLLGIAVVTGVTVFSLVSVVIRSGMNPADVPFWLFLVPIAIGTIMISQAWLVRQYRLGRRPVDQLYAARIWVLTQATSRGGAILAGGAFGVAVAYYMGGPTSFLTENAFNALLAGIGSVVMTILALVGERWCMHDDGSPEASEGAGA, encoded by the coding sequence ATGAGCGGAAAGTTACGTCCCACCCCCATCTCGATGCTCCTCGGCATCGCGGTGGTCACCGGCGTGACGGTATTCTCGCTGGTCTCAGTGGTTATCCGGTCGGGGATGAACCCGGCGGATGTCCCATTCTGGCTCTTCCTAGTCCCGATCGCGATCGGGACTATCATGATCTCCCAAGCCTGGCTCGTGCGCCAGTATCGGCTCGGCCGCCGGCCAGTCGACCAGCTGTACGCCGCACGCATCTGGGTACTTACCCAGGCAACCTCGCGCGGTGGGGCGATACTGGCGGGTGGCGCATTCGGCGTCGCGGTTGCCTACTACATGGGTGGACCGACGTCGTTCCTCACCGAGAACGCCTTCAACGCACTCCTGGCCGGCATCGGTTCCGTGGTGATGACGATCCTTGCGCTCGTTGGCGAACGCTGGTGCATGCACGACGACGGCAGCCCAGAGGCGTCTGAGGGCGCTGGCGCCTAG
- a CDS encoding PH domain-containing protein: protein MKNLLAQSVQFTPLPPEYRTVALIRWCSGVLAIVAGSIATAWWFGSATFPGLLWWIIAAVISIVALIQIPFALRRARLFGYAERDDELLIRSGVMFQRMTVVPYGRMQRVNVGTGPILKRFGLANIELVTASASTDAKIPGVVLAEAERLRQKLTDLGEAKMEGL from the coding sequence ATGAAGAACCTTCTTGCACAGTCAGTTCAATTCACACCATTGCCGCCCGAGTATCGGACGGTAGCGCTGATTAGGTGGTGTAGCGGTGTATTGGCGATTGTTGCCGGATCGATCGCGACTGCTTGGTGGTTCGGATCGGCAACGTTCCCTGGTCTGCTCTGGTGGATCATCGCCGCCGTTATCTCGATTGTTGCGCTTATCCAGATCCCTTTCGCCCTGCGCCGCGCGCGCCTGTTCGGTTATGCGGAGCGTGACGACGAGCTGTTGATCCGGTCGGGAGTCATGTTCCAGCGCATGACGGTTGTGCCCTATGGGCGCATGCAGCGGGTCAATGTGGGAACCGGGCCCATTCTCAAGCGCTTTGGACTGGCGAACATCGAATTGGTCACCGCGTCGGCGAGCACGGACGCCAAGATTCCCGGCGTAGTACTCGCCGAGGCCGAGCGGCTGCGGCAGAAGCTGACCGACCTTGGAGAAGCGAAGATGGAGGGCCTGTGA
- a CDS encoding ABC transporter substrate-binding protein translates to MMKSLRKLVAGAAALALGLSLSACGSDSAKDDKTTAAGQTTTAADETLTVWAWDPAFNIYALKEAEKIYQKDHPNFKLNVVETPWDDLQPKLTTIAQSNQIDQLPDIFLMQNYSFQKNVVNYPDIFTTIDASKIDFKQFPESVVNSSTHDGKNYGLPFDSGTAISALRTDVLEQAGYKVDDFKDITWDEYLTKGKDILAKTGKPLMSTMAGNSDLVMMMLGSAGKGLFDKSGKATIADNDALIEVARIYKEAIDSGVLQIVNSWDEYIGSFVNGNVAGTINGVWIAASIQTAKDQEGKWAITNVPSLSKIDGATNYTSNGGSSWAISANAKKELATDFLAKTFAGSVDFYDTILSKAGAIANWIPAGKSSVYGEPQKFFGGQKVYSDVVEFGSKVPAVVTGVYHTEARDAVNTALTKIASGADAKTAFAEAQKTVEFAMK, encoded by the coding sequence ATGATGAAATCTCTGAGAAAACTGGTGGCGGGGGCCGCGGCGCTTGCACTGGGCCTGAGCCTGAGTGCCTGTGGTTCTGACTCGGCTAAGGACGATAAGACCACCGCTGCAGGCCAGACGACCACCGCTGCAGACGAAACTTTGACTGTCTGGGCCTGGGACCCGGCGTTCAATATCTACGCGCTCAAGGAAGCCGAGAAGATCTACCAGAAGGATCACCCGAACTTTAAGCTCAACGTCGTTGAGACGCCGTGGGACGATTTGCAGCCTAAGCTGACCACGATCGCGCAGTCGAATCAGATCGACCAACTTCCGGACATCTTCCTCATGCAGAACTACTCGTTCCAGAAGAACGTGGTCAACTACCCGGACATCTTCACCACCATTGACGCCTCGAAGATCGATTTCAAGCAGTTCCCCGAATCCGTGGTGAACTCCTCCACCCACGACGGCAAGAATTATGGCCTCCCGTTCGATTCAGGTACAGCGATCTCAGCCCTGCGCACTGACGTCCTCGAACAGGCTGGCTACAAGGTTGACGATTTCAAAGACATCACCTGGGATGAGTACCTGACCAAGGGTAAGGACATCCTCGCTAAGACCGGCAAGCCGCTGATGTCGACCATGGCTGGCAATTCCGACTTGGTCATGATGATGCTGGGTTCGGCCGGCAAGGGACTCTTCGACAAGAGCGGCAAGGCGACCATTGCCGACAACGACGCCCTGATCGAAGTTGCACGCATCTACAAGGAAGCCATTGATTCTGGCGTTTTGCAGATCGTCAATTCGTGGGATGAATACATTGGTTCCTTCGTCAACGGCAACGTCGCAGGCACGATCAACGGTGTGTGGATTGCGGCAAGCATCCAGACTGCTAAGGATCAAGAGGGCAAGTGGGCCATCACGAACGTTCCGTCTCTGTCCAAGATCGACGGCGCGACCAACTACACCAGTAACGGCGGCTCCTCGTGGGCGATCAGCGCGAATGCGAAGAAGGAACTGGCCACGGACTTCCTCGCCAAGACTTTCGCGGGCTCCGTCGACTTCTACGACACGATCCTGTCTAAGGCAGGCGCTATCGCCAACTGGATCCCAGCCGGCAAGTCCTCTGTCTACGGCGAACCGCAAAAGTTCTTCGGCGGCCAGAAGGTCTACTCCGACGTCGTCGAATTCGGCTCGAAGGTTCCCGCGGTCGTGACCGGCGTCTACCACACCGAGGCTCGCGACGCCGTCAATACTGCTTTGACGAAGATCGCCTCCGGTGCCGATGCAAAGACTGCCTTCGCTGAGGCTCAGAAGACCGTCGAATTTGCGATGAAGTAA
- a CDS encoding MFS transporter, producing MMAPSLRPQNPRLVWLACAQGMQALAASFLTLALVYYGSARADAAGLGLSLAARTAPTLVIALFGGIVADKWNRTKVAAISILVGAGVNAGLAIIIPVSGLDWKAQLLALVAGFATALGAPSLYALLPSVVDKHDLVRANAVVRSWRNTANVIGPGLAASIGALASFEVVLWAIVCLNVGAGLSVLQITLDERAVCPTPVSQELSGITGVLRHNVWLLFAVPFWGLFLAIQSGAADITQPLYIIDKFTPTTWSFMMSAMAVGYLVGSLIALKLKPRRLFTGSVFFGALCILQLVATVSSDRLIVLAIASFATGIGFEISGVLWGATLQSRVPEEFMGRVSSFDYAISFGLTPIAYAVFGMFSLEGATFVLSASAWALAGLTVLGIGVGIFLDAARLSAARAKS from the coding sequence ATGATGGCACCGTCCCTGCGCCCACAAAACCCGCGGCTTGTCTGGCTTGCGTGTGCGCAGGGAATGCAGGCCTTAGCTGCGTCCTTTTTGACGCTCGCCCTTGTGTACTACGGATCGGCAAGAGCGGACGCAGCAGGATTGGGGCTGTCGCTTGCGGCCAGGACTGCGCCAACACTCGTCATCGCACTGTTCGGGGGCATTGTTGCTGATAAGTGGAACCGCACAAAAGTCGCAGCTATATCGATCCTGGTAGGAGCAGGCGTCAACGCCGGCCTTGCCATTATTATTCCCGTCAGCGGGCTCGACTGGAAAGCCCAATTACTCGCCCTTGTAGCTGGGTTCGCTACTGCCCTAGGTGCCCCTTCCCTGTACGCGCTGCTCCCCTCGGTGGTCGATAAGCACGATCTGGTCCGCGCGAACGCCGTGGTTCGTTCATGGCGCAATACCGCCAACGTCATCGGTCCCGGATTAGCCGCGTCTATCGGCGCCCTCGCATCTTTCGAGGTAGTCCTGTGGGCTATCGTCTGCCTCAATGTGGGTGCAGGATTATCAGTTTTACAGATCACATTAGACGAACGCGCGGTTTGCCCAACACCTGTTTCACAAGAACTTTCGGGAATAACCGGGGTGCTTCGCCACAATGTGTGGCTACTTTTTGCTGTGCCCTTCTGGGGGTTGTTCTTGGCAATTCAGTCAGGAGCCGCCGACATTACTCAGCCGCTCTACATTATCGACAAGTTCACCCCGACCACGTGGTCTTTCATGATGTCGGCAATGGCAGTTGGCTACTTGGTTGGAAGTCTCATTGCGCTCAAGCTAAAGCCACGCCGCCTTTTCACGGGCAGCGTGTTTTTCGGCGCCCTTTGCATCCTCCAACTCGTTGCTACTGTTTCTTCTGACCGCTTGATCGTGCTCGCCATTGCCTCTTTCGCAACGGGCATCGGATTTGAAATATCGGGCGTGCTGTGGGGTGCTACGTTACAAAGCAGGGTTCCTGAGGAATTCATGGGACGGGTCTCCTCATTTGATTATGCGATCAGCTTCGGACTTACTCCTATCGCCTATGCCGTCTTCGGAATGTTTTCCCTGGAAGGGGCCACATTTGTGCTCAGCGCCAGCGCATGGGCTTTGGCTGGACTCACAGTTCTTGGTATCGGGGTGGGTATCTTCCTCGACGCTGCCAGGCTGTCGGCTGCGCGCGCAAAATCCTAG
- a CDS encoding carbohydrate ABC transporter permease produces MRAQKELQNVGGGRSRMRRLQIVTSWSFIIPASLLILVTSFWPMAEAFILSFQTGKGTRLNFAEPLWMNYQRLLDDEIFMMTLTNTVIYLVVQVPIMLVAALILAVILNRPGLKFKAFWRTAIFLPCAVSLVSYSLVFRTLFATDGFVNQTLMSWNLLDAPINWLGQPGTARMVIILGLLWRWTGYNMVFYLAGLQNIDPSTIEAARIDGAGPIKTFWYVIVPQLKPIIVLTAILSTNGTLQLFDESWNLTRGGPAYGTMTMSHYLYELSFQKNPNFGYAAAISYVILILVAILAFIQLKVGDKRD; encoded by the coding sequence ATGCGAGCGCAAAAAGAGTTGCAGAATGTGGGCGGCGGCCGCTCACGGATGCGTCGTTTACAGATAGTGACAAGCTGGTCGTTCATTATTCCGGCGTCGTTGCTCATTTTGGTCACTAGTTTTTGGCCGATGGCTGAGGCATTCATTTTGTCTTTCCAGACGGGCAAGGGTACGCGCCTTAATTTTGCCGAACCGCTCTGGATGAACTATCAGCGCCTGCTTGACGACGAGATCTTCATGATGACACTGACCAATACGGTCATCTATCTCGTCGTCCAAGTGCCGATCATGCTCGTGGCTGCCCTGATACTCGCCGTCATTCTCAACCGGCCGGGGCTGAAATTTAAGGCTTTTTGGCGCACGGCCATCTTTTTGCCATGTGCGGTCTCCCTGGTGTCGTACTCGTTAGTCTTTAGGACCCTTTTCGCTACCGATGGCTTCGTCAACCAGACGCTCATGTCGTGGAATCTGCTCGACGCGCCGATCAATTGGCTAGGCCAGCCCGGTACTGCGCGCATGGTCATTATCCTCGGCCTGCTGTGGCGCTGGACGGGCTACAACATGGTCTTCTACCTGGCGGGTCTGCAAAACATTGACCCGTCGACGATCGAGGCGGCGCGCATCGACGGCGCTGGCCCGATCAAGACGTTCTGGTACGTGATCGTCCCTCAGCTCAAGCCAATCATCGTACTCACGGCGATCCTGTCCACCAACGGCACGCTCCAACTCTTCGACGAGTCGTGGAACTTGACTAGGGGTGGCCCGGCCTATGGCACGATGACGATGTCCCACTACCTTTACGAGCTTTCCTTCCAGAAGAACCCGAATTTCGGCTACGCGGCGGCGATCTCTTACGTGATCCTCATCTTGGTAGCCATCCTCGCGTTCATCCAGCTGAAGGTCGGTGACAAGCGTGATTAA
- a CDS encoding glycoside hydrolase family 2 TIM barrel-domain containing protein, with translation MTHVDQAMLADPASFAINRRAAHSDHRWYASRAEADAGRSSFETCLDGVWKYFHAHSPAGVPVGLESPQTDISAWDDVVVPGHIQLAGYDRPQYVNVQYPWDGHEDIAPGDVPTEFNPVSTYATDALFPAARPGEQLTFVAEGAESALALWVDGTFIGYSEGSFLPAEFDVTEFADGANHRIVCRVWKWSAGSWLEDQDFIRLSGLYRSVFLRLRPRCHIENICVTSEITPEAARISVEIEGIGLEKARVAAELDGVGEFTRNGNRLSIEVPSPRLWTAEDPHLYRMRMSVSDGELLEVIDQPVGIRTVAIEGALLRVNGKPVKLKGVNRHEFGPRGRVPDEELLTQDLIALKRLGVNAIRTSHYPNSTPFYELCDLLGFYVIDEAGLETHGMWDRIIRGEGGVELALPGDREEWYAPVADRVTTMVARDRNHPCVIMWSLGNESYGGSVLARVADLVRALDARPIHYEGIFHDQRYPDTSDVASQMYTSAAGVADYLREHSDKPFILCEFAHAMGNSFGAVDRYMELMRREAHFQGVFVWDFADQALPIRDAAGREYFGYGGDFGEAPHDGDFSGNGLFFADHKPKPQTQALKALYQPLLIDVGEDGFTVASEYVFAGTAQLTCEVSLSREGVCLESSPVAVDLDPGQRGTFALPFQLPTEVGEYAIDVRFLLAQAQLYAPAGFEVARGQHVFRVGEPPALPRGLTAGVHRTSGALKVIDTVHNIGVRGDGFEVMFSRLYGGLQSYSVGAPGCARQILAGMPSVNFWHAPTSNERGWGAPMEDGQWLLASRYSRMLGDMRVSDGDSVEVSWTLELASAPVSRCEISARVYPDSSVVLTARLEPGAGLGDPPEFGFLIPVDPSLRNVRWYGEGPEESAVDRRQGAYVGLYETDVAMLTPYLRPQECGSRTGVRWAQITDAEGHGIEVAAQSEMEFSALPASPFELENALHPDELGPHRRTWLRPGMRRGVGGDDSWGARTHPEYLLPLGPLEFTVAISAIDPAGN, from the coding sequence ATGACGCATGTCGATCAGGCGATGCTGGCTGATCCGGCATCGTTCGCGATCAATCGCCGCGCTGCCCATTCCGATCACCGCTGGTATGCCAGTCGTGCCGAGGCGGACGCGGGCCGTTCTTCCTTCGAAACGTGCCTAGACGGGGTCTGGAAGTATTTTCACGCACACTCTCCGGCTGGCGTTCCTGTTGGGCTGGAAAGCCCGCAGACGGATATCTCTGCTTGGGACGACGTCGTCGTGCCCGGTCATATCCAGCTTGCGGGTTACGATCGTCCGCAATACGTCAACGTCCAGTACCCGTGGGACGGCCACGAAGATATCGCGCCAGGCGATGTGCCCACCGAGTTCAACCCGGTATCGACGTATGCCACCGACGCGCTCTTTCCAGCGGCGCGGCCGGGGGAGCAGTTGACATTCGTGGCCGAGGGCGCCGAATCGGCGCTGGCGCTGTGGGTGGATGGCACGTTCATCGGCTACTCGGAAGGGTCCTTTCTACCAGCCGAGTTTGACGTCACCGAGTTTGCCGACGGCGCCAACCACCGGATCGTGTGCCGGGTGTGGAAGTGGAGCGCCGGATCCTGGCTCGAAGACCAGGACTTTATCCGTCTCTCCGGCCTCTACAGATCCGTGTTCTTGCGTCTGCGGCCGCGTTGCCACATTGAAAACATCTGTGTGACCAGCGAGATCACTCCTGAGGCCGCCCGTATCTCGGTCGAGATTGAGGGGATAGGTCTAGAGAAAGCTAGGGTGGCAGCCGAGCTTGACGGCGTCGGCGAGTTCACCCGGAATGGGAACCGCCTGTCGATCGAGGTGCCATCTCCTCGGTTGTGGACGGCAGAGGACCCTCACCTGTACCGTATGCGGATGAGCGTCAGCGACGGCGAGCTCCTTGAGGTCATTGACCAGCCGGTGGGCATCCGTACGGTGGCTATCGAGGGCGCATTGCTGCGCGTCAATGGAAAGCCAGTCAAACTCAAGGGCGTGAACCGGCACGAGTTCGGTCCGCGCGGGCGCGTACCTGACGAGGAGTTACTGACGCAGGATCTCATCGCGCTCAAGCGGCTCGGGGTGAATGCCATCCGCACCAGCCACTACCCGAATTCGACTCCGTTCTACGAGCTGTGTGACCTCCTGGGCTTCTACGTTATCGATGAGGCGGGCCTGGAAACGCACGGCATGTGGGACCGCATCATACGCGGAGAAGGCGGAGTGGAGCTTGCCCTGCCGGGGGATCGCGAAGAATGGTACGCACCCGTTGCCGACCGCGTGACCACGATGGTAGCCCGCGATCGAAATCACCCGTGCGTCATCATGTGGTCGCTCGGCAACGAATCGTATGGCGGAAGTGTGTTGGCACGCGTGGCCGATCTGGTACGCGCGCTGGACGCACGGCCCATCCACTACGAGGGCATCTTCCACGACCAGCGTTACCCCGATACCAGCGACGTCGCCTCCCAGATGTATACGTCGGCCGCGGGCGTGGCAGACTACCTGCGCGAGCACTCTGACAAACCCTTTATTTTGTGCGAATTTGCCCATGCAATGGGCAACTCTTTCGGTGCGGTGGATCGGTACATGGAGCTCATGCGCCGCGAGGCGCACTTCCAGGGCGTCTTCGTGTGGGACTTTGCCGACCAAGCGCTCCCCATTCGCGACGCCGCGGGGCGCGAGTACTTCGGTTACGGCGGCGACTTTGGGGAGGCACCCCACGATGGCGATTTCAGCGGCAATGGCCTGTTTTTCGCCGATCACAAGCCCAAGCCGCAGACTCAGGCCCTCAAGGCGCTCTACCAGCCGCTGCTTATCGACGTCGGTGAAGATGGTTTTACGGTTGCCAGCGAATACGTGTTCGCTGGCACTGCGCAGCTGACCTGTGAGGTCAGCTTGTCACGTGAAGGCGTTTGTCTGGAGAGTTCTCCGGTGGCGGTGGATCTCGATCCGGGTCAGAGAGGAACTTTCGCCCTGCCGTTCCAGTTGCCGACTGAGGTGGGAGAATACGCTATAGACGTCCGCTTCCTGCTAGCCCAGGCACAGCTGTATGCACCCGCCGGATTTGAAGTGGCGCGCGGACAGCATGTGTTTAGGGTGGGCGAGCCGCCGGCGCTGCCAAGAGGGCTGACGGCTGGAGTGCACAGAACATCAGGCGCGCTCAAGGTTATCGACACGGTTCACAACATTGGCGTGCGCGGTGACGGCTTTGAGGTCATGTTCTCGCGGCTATATGGGGGATTGCAGTCCTACTCGGTGGGCGCGCCGGGCTGTGCGCGCCAGATCTTGGCGGGCATGCCGAGCGTGAACTTCTGGCACGCGCCCACCTCGAACGAACGCGGCTGGGGCGCTCCGATGGAGGATGGCCAGTGGTTGCTCGCCTCGCGCTACAGCCGAATGCTGGGAGACATGCGCGTGAGTGACGGGGACAGCGTTGAAGTGTCCTGGACGTTGGAACTGGCCTCTGCGCCCGTGTCGCGTTGCGAGATCTCGGCTCGGGTCTATCCCGATTCGAGCGTTGTGCTCACAGCTCGCTTAGAGCCAGGGGCTGGCCTGGGGGATCCACCGGAATTCGGTTTCCTCATTCCTGTCGATCCATCATTGCGCAACGTGCGTTGGTATGGCGAAGGGCCGGAAGAAAGTGCCGTCGACCGGCGCCAGGGCGCTTATGTCGGCCTGTACGAAACCGATGTTGCGATGCTCACCCCCTACCTGCGCCCGCAAGAATGCGGATCGCGCACAGGCGTACGCTGGGCGCAGATCACTGACGCTGAGGGACACGGAATCGAAGTGGCGGCCCAATCCGAGATGGAGTTTTCCGCATTGCCAGCCAGCCCGTTCGAGTTGGAAAATGCTCTGCACCCTGACGAGCTGGGTCCACACCGGCGCACGTGGCTCCGCCCGGGGATGCGCCGTGGCGTCGGGGGCGATGACTCCTGGGGAGCGCGCACGCACCCCGAATATCTGTTGCCGCTAGGCCCGCTTGAATTCACGGTGGCAATCTCGGCTATCGACCCTGCAGGGAATTAA